Genomic segment of uncultured Desulfobacter sp.:
TACGTTCTAAAACTTCCCGGATCAGGGCATCACGCACGTTAAAATCCCCAAGAATGACAGCCTCGTATTGATCCCCGAGAAGCAGGCCCGGCAGGACCTCGGCCATGACCGAAGAGAAGGCGCCGCCTTTGTTGGCCGTAGAATCCCTGAGATGCTGGATGCCGGTGTTTGCCGCAATATGTCGCCGGGCATCGTTGTCGAAAAAGAGGTCCGCGCCTTCCACGATAAATTCAAGCGCATCAAAATTTTTTAAAAAAGAGGAGACGGCTTCCCCGGTAACGCAGCCTTTGAAACCGCCGCAGGGCAGGCAGACCCGGATATCGGCCTGGCGGATATACGCGCCCATTTCCGGGTTGAAAAGGAAATCCCTGTGAAAACGTGCGCTGTCTTTGACTCCAGTGCCGTCCGGCAGGAAAATGCGCGCTGCAGTGGCCGGAACTTTGAATCCCTCGGGGGACAATTTATCCGAAGGGAAGGCCATCGTACCGACGGCTTCACCGGCACAGGCGGCCAGGGCCAGTTTTTCCAACTCCTCTGCATCCAGTCCGGCAGGATCAAAGAGAAGCGCATCATTGTCCATGGCCAGGCAGATCCGGCCCTGGTAACAAAGCAGTTCATTGCCCCCCAGCCGTCCACGGGGCCCGCCGATGACCATGAGATTGAGATCTTTTTCCCGGGCGTCATGGTGGTGGATCAAGGTACGCAAGGCCGTCATCATGGCTGTGGTGGCCATGCCCAGGGTGTTTACATTTCCAGTGATTTTTTCCCTAAGTTGTTCCATATCCCGGGTGACCAGACGGGACGATCCGTCAACTTGCAGATCGACCCGGCCGTTCCCGGCCGGCAGCAGCCCAAACAATTTACCGTTATCCAGGAAACCGTAATTGTCGCAGGGGATGGTGCAGCTTTTTGCAGAGGCAAAGGTCCGCCAATGGGAATATCCCCGGACCTTTGCCCTGAGTGCCACGGTATCCATAAGACCTTCTGTGCCCCGGTCCGGCGCCAAAAAAATCATTTCAGGCCGACCATAATAGTCGATGACACTCGCGTTGGGGAGCGTAAGATCCAGGAGGCTTTCGGTGAAATCCAGGACGGCATTTCCGGAAGATTTCCCGTAGACCGAATGGGGAACGATCACGCCTGCGGCACCGTCTTCACAGATGTCCTTATGCTTGAGCCGACGATTCCGGCCCAGGGTAAAACAGAGCCGGGCTGCATGTTCCATCCGGCTTTCCCGGGCCATCGGGTCGCCTGTTACCAGACGCAGACCGCCCCGGGCAATGTCGGCGGCGCGCATGTGAACCCCTGCAGCATAGTGGCCGTTGATAAAGAAAATCGCATAAACAGGCCGGTTGTATACCAAAGGGTCAAGGATACCGCTGTCCAGGCGAAAGCTGTAAGCCCGTTTTCCCGGGGTGTAAAAATTGGTCTTTTGGCAGCGGGTAACAAGTTTTGTCATGAACCGGAAAACCTGCAGAGCCCTGGGGTGTTCCCCAAGGCGGGTCCGGCACATTCCACTGAACCCCGCCAGCTGTGCCGTGGGCGCATCTGCCGATCCAGGGGCGGCCAAAGCCGGATCAAAGCGCCGCGCGAATAATTCATACAACGCTTTGAGCAGACCGGGGTGGGCATTGACCGCAGCGATAATGGTTCGACTGTCAAATTCGGCCCGGGCGGCCTTATAAATCCGGTCGGCAAAAGCCTCTTCACAGGCCCTGTCATCCAGGCGAGACATGATGGACTGATCCCTTTGGGCATAGCGTTCCGAAAAAAGGGACATCCGGGCAAAGTCCATGGCGTTGCCGGCAAAAAGCATCTCCTTGTAAGTCAGTTGTCCGGCCACATAAAGATCCGTGACAGGACCGACATGAAAGGCCAGAAAATCCTGAATGTCACGTATCAGTTCGGTTTCCCGGAGCCGTGAAATTTCTCCCTGCAGATAAAGGGAACAGATGGAGGAAGGCACATCGGTACCGGCCCAATAGGGTTCCCAATAGGCCCGCACGAGGGTGAGCCCGTGGTCCTTGAGCAACTGCCGGAAGATGGGGATCTGGGGGGTGGCAAAATCCGAGTTGAACATGATCCGGGTTTCCGCCGTGGCCGGCACATTAAAGACCTTCACCAGGGGTGTGACCGATGCCTTGCAATCCCTTAAAAATTCTTCATACCGCATGCGGGTGGGTTCGGGGGTGGCGGTGTAATCCCCGGCAAGGTTGAACAAAAAGGCGGAATCTTTGAACTCATGCCGGGTAAAATCGTTTACGGTTTCCGGCCGGAAGATATAAGTGTAGTATTCATTTTCCCGGCTGTAATAATATTCCCTGCGATGGCCGCAGATCATTTTTTCCATCAATTTTTCCATGGCGTCCCGGGTCTCCCGGGTGGCGATGCGCACCCGCTGGACCTCACTGCCCTGCCCCAGGTCAAAGTCGATGTGGGCCACCCGGCCCACCAAAACCACCCGGTCATCCTGAATGGCAATGCTGGAGGTGATGGACGACAAAATCTGCTTGAGGGAAGCCGTGGTGATATTTTCAAAAAAATAGCTGGGAAGCCCCAGATCATTGAGCAGAATCCCTGCGGCAAGATTGATACAATGGGCGGTGGTCAGGCCCTGGGCAGAAAGGTCAATGACCGCTTCGTAGAGAATCCTGATGCTGAGATGGAGTGCGTCGGCCCGGTCAATAATATGGGGAGACCGGCAGATGTCGGGCGGCAGGTGGACCACGGGTATTTCTCCATACCGGTTACAGGCCGGACAGGTAAGAGTTCAGGTTGATTTTTTTATTGGTGATATCCAGCTTTTTGCGAATGTGGTTTCGATAGGTCTCCACACTGCGGTAGGAGAGGTTGAGCATTTTTCCGATCTCTTTGGAGCTTAATCCGGCGCGGATCATATTGCAGATTTCGTTTTCCCGGGGGGTGAGACGCTGGTGAAGCTGGGAAATTTTGGTGCCGAATGAAGAGGTGAGCTGGGCGATGTTTGCTTCAAGCAGGAACAGATACTCCCGGTCCAGATCCGACCCCTGGTCTTCCATTTTTTTGACCAGGGGCAGCAGTAAATTTTCCACATTGGCCAGGACCCGGGTTTCCAGGTCCACCTTTTCCTCCCGCAGCTGGCTCATCACTTCCCGCAGGGCAATATTTTTATCCTTGAGCTGCTGGTTCTGTTCCTTGAGCTTGCGCCGTGATTCCCGAAGTTCGGATTCCGCCTGTTTGCGTTGGATGGTCCGGCCCAGCAACTCGGCCACGGCATTTATCAGTGACCGTTCTTCGGCCAGAAAGGCACCTTCGTCTATGTCGGGCCGTTTTTCCAGGTAGCAGACCGTAAGGATGCCGATGGGCTCTCCATAGGCATTGATGTTTGCCTGCTGTTTCCAGAAGGTGTTTTTATAATTTTCCGTACGAAAACTCTGGTCGTTGATGAGCAGCTGGGCGCATGTGATCTCCGGATACTGCCAGGAAGGCGGAATAAGATCCACCACCTGCTGGAAGGTCTCTTCCAGGGAGAGTCCGGTCTGTTCCAGAATTTTGGAGATCCCGTACAGGCAGTTGATCTCCTTCATACGCTCCCGGAGATTGTGGGCCTGCTGCTTGAAGATCAGCTCCATACGCCGATGGTCCTGCTCCAATTTTTCCAGCTCCCGGTTGCGGCGAACCAGGGCGT
This window contains:
- a CDS encoding LuxR C-terminal-related transcriptional regulator, with protein sequence MGHIVEQPDIDALVRRNRELEKLEQDHRRMELIFKQQAHNLRERMKEINCLYGISKILEQTGLSLEETFQQVVDLIPPSWQYPEITCAQLLINDQSFRTENYKNTFWKQQANINAYGEPIGILTVCYLEKRPDIDEGAFLAEERSLINAVAELLGRTIQRKQAESELRESRRKLKEQNQQLKDKNIALREVMSQLREEKVDLETRVLANVENLLLPLVKKMEDQGSDLDREYLFLLEANIAQLTSSFGTKISQLHQRLTPRENEICNMIRAGLSSKEIGKMLNLSYRSVETYRNHIRKKLDITNKKINLNSYLSGL
- a CDS encoding NAD-glutamate dehydrogenase domain-containing protein, with the translated sequence MVHLPPDICRSPHIIDRADALHLSIRILYEAVIDLSAQGLTTAHCINLAAGILLNDLGLPSYFFENITTASLKQILSSITSSIAIQDDRVVLVGRVAHIDFDLGQGSEVQRVRIATRETRDAMEKLMEKMICGHRREYYYSRENEYYTYIFRPETVNDFTRHEFKDSAFLFNLAGDYTATPEPTRMRYEEFLRDCKASVTPLVKVFNVPATAETRIMFNSDFATPQIPIFRQLLKDHGLTLVRAYWEPYWAGTDVPSSICSLYLQGEISRLRETELIRDIQDFLAFHVGPVTDLYVAGQLTYKEMLFAGNAMDFARMSLFSERYAQRDQSIMSRLDDRACEEAFADRIYKAARAEFDSRTIIAAVNAHPGLLKALYELFARRFDPALAAPGSADAPTAQLAGFSGMCRTRLGEHPRALQVFRFMTKLVTRCQKTNFYTPGKRAYSFRLDSGILDPLVYNRPVYAIFFINGHYAAGVHMRAADIARGGLRLVTGDPMARESRMEHAARLCFTLGRNRRLKHKDICEDGAAGVIVPHSVYGKSSGNAVLDFTESLLDLTLPNASVIDYYGRPEMIFLAPDRGTEGLMDTVALRAKVRGYSHWRTFASAKSCTIPCDNYGFLDNGKLFGLLPAGNGRVDLQVDGSSRLVTRDMEQLREKITGNVNTLGMATTAMMTALRTLIHHHDAREKDLNLMVIGGPRGRLGGNELLCYQGRICLAMDNDALLFDPAGLDAEELEKLALAACAGEAVGTMAFPSDKLSPEGFKVPATAARIFLPDGTGVKDSARFHRDFLFNPEMGAYIRQADIRVCLPCGGFKGCVTGEAVSSFLKNFDALEFIVEGADLFFDNDARRHIAANTGIQHLRDSTANKGGAFSSVMAEVLPGLLLGDQYEAVILGDFNVRDALIREVLERIETFAAAETKILISRCKADPNVPLCAQSERAGEEILALQEIFRVRLNTTLKQKTLVWKILAAYIPKILVEFMGKKRIMDTLNTDAMQEYRDAIITKQLAATAFYRFGLEWEKFRTALEKDFAGTVGELAASAAAVRRALHP